The Hahella sp. HNIBRBA332 genome window below encodes:
- the speA gene encoding biosynthetic arginine decarboxylase, with amino-acid sequence MEDWTRDHALSTYNIPFWGDGYIDVDADGDVIIRPKGSEHNASVSLKALAKQVRAANLGLPVLVRFADILHHRVNHLCEAFNRAAEQLAYSGRYTAVYPVKVNQQRRVIEEIVAAQPAATNGQIGLEAGSKPELIAVLAMSNPGATIVCNGYKDREFIRLALLGQQMGYKVYIVVEKLNELTYVLEESRNMGVTPRIGVRARLASIGKGNWQNTGGEKSKFGLSSVQILQVLDTLKQANALESLQLLHFHLGSQIANIRDIQTGLRECARFYGELRRQGADVKIVDVGGGLGIDYEGTRSRSACSVNYSVHEYAFHVLRTIKEECDREGIPHPNVITESGRAITAHHAVLITDVIDRESVAQPDAVKQPTADSPSVVRDLWQDFEALKDRNNRRSVIEIYHDAAHALQEAQTLFIHGVLSLDDRAQAETIYQALCLYIREHLQPEIRAHREIYDELNEKLADKLFVNFSLFQSLPDIWGIDQIFPILPLSGLHKRPARRGVIQDITCDSDGRIDQYVDSHGIETTLPIPEPEKDQPFLLGFFLVGAYQEILGDMHNLFGDTDSVDVCLNEQGEVSLQHPISGDTVDKVLRYVNFEPEQLLRAFEDKMAASDLQEQQKQDYLQELKAGLTGYTYLEE; translated from the coding sequence ATGGAAGATTGGACCCGCGATCACGCACTGTCCACCTACAACATCCCTTTCTGGGGAGACGGTTATATAGATGTTGACGCCGATGGCGACGTTATCATCCGCCCCAAAGGCTCAGAACATAACGCCAGCGTCAGTCTAAAAGCGCTCGCCAAGCAAGTCCGCGCCGCCAATCTTGGGTTGCCGGTTCTGGTGCGTTTTGCGGATATTCTGCATCACAGGGTCAACCATTTATGCGAGGCGTTTAACCGCGCCGCCGAACAACTGGCTTATTCTGGCCGCTATACCGCGGTCTATCCGGTCAAAGTGAACCAGCAACGCCGCGTCATTGAAGAAATTGTCGCCGCCCAACCCGCCGCCACTAATGGCCAGATCGGCCTGGAAGCCGGCAGCAAGCCGGAGCTGATCGCCGTCCTGGCCATGAGCAACCCCGGCGCCACTATTGTCTGTAACGGCTACAAAGACCGCGAATTCATCCGTCTCGCCTTGCTGGGCCAACAGATGGGATACAAGGTCTACATCGTCGTCGAGAAGCTGAACGAACTGACTTATGTGCTGGAAGAAAGCCGTAACATGGGCGTGACGCCACGTATTGGCGTACGCGCCCGCCTGGCCTCTATCGGTAAGGGCAATTGGCAGAATACTGGCGGCGAGAAGTCAAAATTCGGGCTATCTTCCGTGCAGATCCTGCAGGTGCTGGACACGTTGAAACAAGCCAACGCACTGGAATCTCTCCAGCTGTTGCACTTCCACCTGGGGTCACAAATCGCCAATATCCGGGATATTCAGACAGGATTACGCGAGTGCGCGCGCTTTTATGGCGAGCTCCGTCGCCAGGGCGCTGACGTGAAAATCGTCGACGTCGGCGGCGGCCTGGGTATCGACTATGAAGGCACCCGCTCCCGCAGCGCGTGCTCGGTTAACTACAGCGTCCATGAGTACGCCTTCCACGTTTTGCGTACAATCAAAGAAGAGTGCGACCGTGAGGGCATTCCTCATCCCAATGTGATCACTGAGTCAGGTCGGGCTATCACTGCCCATCACGCGGTGCTGATCACCGACGTCATCGACAGGGAAAGCGTGGCGCAGCCGGATGCGGTCAAACAGCCGACTGCAGACTCTCCATCTGTGGTGCGCGACTTATGGCAAGACTTCGAGGCGTTGAAGGATCGCAATAATCGTCGTTCTGTCATCGAGATCTACCACGACGCCGCGCATGCCCTGCAGGAAGCGCAAACACTGTTTATTCACGGCGTACTGAGCCTGGACGACCGGGCGCAGGCGGAGACCATCTATCAAGCGTTGTGCCTGTATATTCGCGAGCATCTGCAACCGGAAATCCGCGCTCACCGGGAAATCTATGACGAGCTGAACGAGAAACTGGCGGACAAACTGTTCGTGAACTTCTCCCTGTTCCAGTCTCTGCCGGATATTTGGGGCATTGATCAGATTTTCCCGATACTCCCGTTAAGTGGTCTGCACAAGCGTCCGGCCCGACGTGGGGTCATTCAGGATATCACCTGCGACTCCGACGGCCGTATCGACCAATATGTAGACAGTCACGGCATTGAAACCACACTGCCGATTCCTGAGCCGGAAAAGGACCAACCTTTCCTTCTCGGGTTCTTCCTGGTGGGCGCTTATCAGGAAATTCTCGGCGACATGCACAATTTGTTCGGCGACACCGACTCCGTAGACGTTTGCCTGAATGAGCAAGGCGAAGTGTCTCTGCAACATCCCATCAGCGGCGACACGGTCGACAAAGTGCTGCGCTACGTTAACTTCGAACCTGAGCAGTTATTACGCGCCTTCGAAGACAAGATGGCGGCGTCGGATTTGCAGGAGCAGCAAAAGCAGGATTACTTGCAGGAACTGAAGGCGGGCCTGACTGGCTACACCTACCTGGAAGAGTAA
- the speE gene encoding polyamine aminopropyltransferase gives MSEQIPGWFTEIFQDQGTGFSLKVKSKLHEEQSQYQKIEIFETETFGNLMVLDGCVMLTDRDNFLYHEMMTHPALFTHHAPKKVVIVGGGDCGTLKEVLKHPGVEEAWQVEIDERVTRVAEKYFPDLCTANNDSRANFFFGDGIKWIADAPLESIDLIIVDSTDPVGPAEGLFAVDFYRNCFMALREGGMIVQQTESPLLHTSSIIKKVHEDMRQAGFDGVRTLPFPQPVYPTGWWSCTMAGKGKKLEFFREEDAAERPFVTRYYNAEVHKAALALPEFMKNELDLD, from the coding sequence ATGAGCGAGCAGATCCCCGGGTGGTTTACCGAAATCTTTCAGGACCAGGGCACCGGGTTTTCCCTCAAAGTAAAAAGTAAACTGCACGAAGAGCAGAGCCAGTATCAAAAGATTGAAATCTTTGAGACGGAAACCTTCGGTAATCTGATGGTGTTGGACGGTTGCGTCATGTTGACTGACCGTGACAATTTCCTCTACCACGAAATGATGACCCATCCCGCGCTGTTCACTCATCACGCGCCGAAGAAAGTCGTAATTGTTGGCGGCGGCGATTGCGGCACATTGAAAGAAGTGCTCAAACACCCTGGCGTTGAAGAAGCCTGGCAGGTCGAGATCGACGAGCGCGTCACCCGTGTCGCAGAGAAGTATTTCCCTGATCTGTGCACGGCTAACAATGACTCGCGGGCCAATTTCTTCTTTGGCGACGGCATCAAGTGGATCGCCGACGCGCCGCTGGAGTCCATCGACCTGATTATCGTCGACTCCACAGATCCGGTCGGGCCTGCTGAAGGCCTGTTCGCCGTTGACTTCTACCGCAACTGCTTCATGGCGCTACGCGAAGGCGGCATGATTGTGCAGCAGACGGAATCCCCTTTACTGCACACGTCCAGCATTATCAAGAAAGTGCATGAAGATATGCGTCAGGCTGGTTTTGACGGCGTCAGAACGCTGCCGTTCCCGCAGCCTGTGTATCCTACCGGCTGGTGGAGTTGCACCATGGCGGGCAAGGGTAAGAAGCTGGAATTTTTCCGTGAGGAAGATGCGGCTGAGCGTCCTTTCGTTACTCGCTATTACAATGCGGAAGTGCATAAAGCGGCCTTGGCTCTGCCTGAATTCATGAAGAATGAACTTGACTTAGATTAG
- the fabA gene encoding bifunctional 3-hydroxydecanoyl-ACP dehydratase/trans-2-decenoyl-ACP isomerase, translating into MHAIAENHGVKASYTKEELQACGQGRLFGEGAAKLPVDQMLMVDRVSQISAEGGAYGHGVVRAQLDINPDLWFFKCHFVGDPVMPGCLGLDAMWQLVGFFLAWKGHKGLGRALGVGEVKFTGQVLPSAKSVEYVLDIKRVIARKLIMALADGTVYVDGKAIYTAKDLRVGLFDPAAMSGAEIK; encoded by the coding sequence GTGCACGCAATAGCAGAAAACCATGGAGTGAAAGCTTCATATACGAAAGAAGAACTTCAAGCCTGCGGACAGGGACGGTTATTTGGCGAAGGCGCTGCGAAACTTCCCGTGGATCAGATGTTGATGGTCGACCGGGTGTCTCAAATCTCCGCAGAAGGCGGAGCATACGGTCACGGGGTCGTGCGTGCGCAGTTGGATATCAATCCGGATCTGTGGTTTTTTAAATGTCATTTCGTCGGCGATCCGGTCATGCCGGGTTGCCTCGGACTGGACGCAATGTGGCAGCTGGTAGGCTTTTTCCTGGCGTGGAAAGGTCACAAGGGATTGGGCCGGGCGCTGGGGGTCGGCGAGGTTAAGTTCACCGGCCAGGTGTTGCCGTCCGCAAAATCCGTCGAGTATGTTCTCGATATCAAAAGAGTAATCGCTCGTAAGTTAATCATGGCCTTGGCTGATGGAACCGTGTATGTCGACGGCAAAGCCATTTATACTGCCAAGGATTTACGAGTGGGCTTGTTTGACCCCGCCGCTATGAGCGGCGCGGAAATCAAATAA